Proteins from a genomic interval of Treponema succinifaciens DSM 2489:
- the surE gene encoding 5'/3'-nucleotidase SurE, protein MNILLTNDDGINAEGLNVLSAALSKKHNVFIVAPKFNKSGASSQMNVAVPLELKKVDKENCRLSYHLEGSPVDCVLSGLNGSYISEKIDVIVSGINDGPNLGTDIVYSGTCGAARQACLAGIPGIALSIDSDSKDESDKNGSLYFENLADFACKNLEKLVSLCGNLTVLNSAHKYYRNFVNVNAPAMKNYKGAKLTVPCIRRYWETVELCECENGCLTSKCGGDYYVHSYGDDSADFKACEEGFVSVSVVETEPSYADISSIKFDFNL, encoded by the coding sequence ATGAATATTCTGCTTACTAATGACGATGGAATTAATGCTGAAGGCTTAAATGTTCTTTCTGCGGCTCTTTCAAAAAAGCACAATGTTTTTATAGTTGCTCCAAAATTCAACAAATCTGGGGCTTCAAGCCAGATGAATGTTGCTGTTCCTTTGGAGCTAAAAAAGGTTGATAAAGAAAATTGCCGCCTTTCTTATCATTTGGAAGGTTCTCCTGTGGACTGTGTGCTTTCCGGGCTTAACGGAAGCTATATTTCAGAAAAAATTGATGTTATTGTTTCTGGTATAAATGACGGTCCGAATCTTGGAACTGATATTGTTTATTCTGGAACTTGCGGTGCGGCGCGTCAGGCTTGTCTTGCAGGAATTCCAGGAATCGCTCTTAGCATTGATTCAGATTCAAAAGATGAATCAGACAAAAACGGCTCTTTATATTTTGAAAATCTTGCCGACTTTGCCTGTAAAAATCTTGAAAAGCTTGTTTCTCTCTGCGGAAATCTTACAGTTTTAAATTCGGCGCATAAATATTACAGAAATTTTGTAAACGTAAATGCTCCTGCAATGAAAAATTACAAGGGAGCAAAACTTACCGTTCCTTGCATAAGGCGTTATTGGGAAACTGTGGAGCTTTGCGAATGTGAAAACGGTTGTCTGACTTCAAAATGCGGCGGCGACTATTATGTTCATTCTTACGGTGATGATTCAGCTGATTTCAAAGCCTGCGAGGAAGGTTTTGTTTCAGTCAGCGTTGTTGAAACCGAACCTAGCTATGCTGATATATCTTCTATAAAATTCGATTTTAATTTATAA
- the lnt gene encoding apolipoprotein N-acyltransferase codes for MNQLFLQVFCAIFSGATESISISNEILPFGSPLTALFCLSPLYIAVYKSKSYKQTFWLFFLQTLTVHLLSSYWLANFHGFAAFTLGASALGTAFQGGFCGIIMHVFPSKISKKAKLQEQAGLCPYQIFKRMLWFCACWVLYEYIKSTGALGYPWGTLFMAAYKWKIFTQIADITGVWGITFIYALFSSLTAETIMSREYFLDKTQAQNINKQLAQAAKFTLAVFALCGIYGIIQISIPRWPEKLLNAVIVQQNIDPWEGGDKKSIEISKKLTKKGIRQLSEQGKETDLVIWSEGVLSKNFPKAANYYSHFPEDESLKEFIASTQTPFLIGGGVSLDRKKRKRTNSAILFDKNGIFSGFYSKIQLVPFAERVPYAENPVMIFFMRNVVGFYSSLVPGFQYALFKIPLKENQDFETPLDFNREKFAEIKLDGNGNSIQKERIKFSENNQENPISFLKFSTPICFEDSFPSVCTNLFKLGSEIFINITNDSWSKTNSAEMQHFIASSYLAIEYRTTLLRCANSGYSVAVNPSGKILYDLPLFTESSMGISVPIYKRQITIFSVLGNWFAHILIFAVFSYIIFSAVKDISFINKKKIRKFLKKAIRKLK; via the coding sequence ATGAATCAGCTGTTTTTACAAGTTTTTTGTGCAATCTTTTCTGGAGCAACTGAATCTATTTCAATTTCAAATGAAATTCTTCCGTTTGGTTCTCCGCTGACCGCGCTCTTTTGCCTTTCGCCCTTGTACATTGCAGTCTACAAATCAAAATCATACAAACAGACTTTCTGGCTTTTTTTTCTGCAGACACTTACCGTTCACTTGCTTTCAAGTTATTGGCTGGCGAATTTCCACGGATTTGCGGCTTTTACACTCGGAGCTAGCGCATTGGGAACTGCATTTCAAGGCGGATTCTGCGGAATCATAATGCACGTCTTTCCAAGCAAAATTTCAAAAAAAGCAAAACTTCAAGAACAAGCCGGACTTTGCCCGTATCAAATTTTCAAAAGAATGCTATGGTTTTGCGCCTGCTGGGTTTTATATGAATACATAAAATCGACCGGCGCACTCGGCTATCCTTGGGGGACGCTTTTTATGGCGGCCTACAAATGGAAAATTTTTACACAAATTGCCGATATAACTGGCGTTTGGGGAATAACTTTTATATACGCGCTTTTTTCTTCACTCACCGCGGAAACAATAATGAGCCGTGAATATTTCTTAGACAAAACGCAAGCCCAAAATATAAACAAACAGCTTGCGCAAGCCGCAAAATTCACACTAGCAGTTTTTGCTCTCTGCGGAATTTATGGAATAATTCAAATTTCAATTCCACGCTGGCCTGAAAAACTTTTAAACGCAGTAATCGTACAGCAAAACATAGACCCATGGGAAGGCGGAGACAAAAAGTCAATTGAAATTTCAAAAAAACTTACAAAAAAAGGAATAAGGCAGCTTTCGGAGCAAGGAAAAGAAACAGATCTTGTAATTTGGAGCGAAGGTGTCCTTTCAAAAAATTTCCCAAAAGCAGCAAATTATTACTCTCATTTTCCAGAAGATGAAAGCCTAAAGGAATTTATAGCCAGCACGCAAACTCCATTCTTAATCGGCGGCGGAGTTTCATTAGATCGAAAAAAAAGAAAAAGAACAAACAGCGCGATTCTTTTTGACAAAAACGGAATTTTTTCAGGATTCTACAGCAAAATTCAGCTTGTTCCATTTGCAGAGCGAGTTCCTTATGCGGAAAATCCAGTAATGATTTTTTTTATGCGAAATGTTGTCGGATTTTATTCAAGCCTAGTGCCAGGATTTCAATATGCGCTATTCAAAATTCCGCTAAAGGAAAATCAGGACTTTGAAACGCCGCTCGACTTCAACAGAGAAAAATTCGCGGAAATAAAGCTTGATGGAAACGGAAATTCAATTCAAAAGGAAAGAATAAAATTTTCAGAAAACAATCAGGAAAATCCAATTTCATTTTTGAAGTTTTCCACGCCGATTTGCTTTGAGGATTCATTTCCGTCAGTTTGCACAAATCTTTTCAAGCTCGGAAGCGAAATTTTTATAAACATCACAAATGACTCTTGGAGCAAAACAAATTCCGCGGAAATGCAGCACTTTATCGCTTCAAGTTATCTTGCAATCGAATACAGAACAACACTTTTGCGCTGCGCAAATTCAGGATATTCCGTAGCAGTCAATCCCTCTGGAAAAATTCTATATGACTTGCCTTTGTTCACAGAAAGTTCCATGGGAATTTCCGTTCCGATTTACAAACGGCAAATTACAATTTTTTCAGTTTTGGGAAACTGGTTTGCACACATTTTGATTTTCGCAGTATTTTCATACATAATTTTTTCCGCAGTAAAAGACATCTCTTTCATAAACAAAAAGAAAATAAGAAAATTTCTGAAAAAAGCCATAAGGAAATTAAAATGA
- a CDS encoding tetratricopeptide repeat protein: protein MAEENYMKEGISLYKKGNYPAALTYFLSLPDDCGADSVELAYYLGLCYSKLKRYDDALLYLEQVVTASYDKDNNPNQDRVLQCRYLLAVIYCLSGRKKLADFELNKLLDTGYKPASVYASLAYVAWEQGKVDLSLDYYEKALEDDSENPTALNGLGYVLACEGEDLTKALSCCKKALDILPESAACLDSLGWVYYKMGLYSESKKFLNRAMKADSSNPIIVEHLQEVKKAEE from the coding sequence ATGGCAGAAGAAAACTATATGAAAGAAGGAATCTCTTTATATAAAAAAGGAAATTATCCTGCTGCTTTGACATATTTTCTTTCACTTCCTGATGATTGCGGAGCGGATTCTGTGGAGCTTGCCTATTATTTGGGGCTTTGCTATTCAAAGTTAAAGCGTTACGATGATGCCTTGCTTTACCTTGAGCAGGTTGTTACGGCTTCTTATGATAAAGACAATAATCCGAATCAGGACAGAGTTTTGCAGTGCCGCTATCTTTTGGCAGTTATTTATTGCCTTAGCGGAAGAAAAAAACTTGCTGATTTTGAATTGAATAAACTTTTGGACACTGGATATAAGCCTGCTTCTGTTTATGCTTCTCTTGCTTACGTTGCATGGGAACAGGGAAAAGTTGATTTAAGCCTTGACTATTATGAAAAAGCGCTTGAAGACGACAGCGAAAATCCCACTGCTTTAAATGGATTGGGCTATGTTCTTGCTTGCGAAGGCGAGGATTTAACAAAAGCGTTAAGCTGCTGCAAAAAAGCACTGGATATTTTGCCGGAAAGCGCGGCATGTCTTGATAGCCTTGGCTGGGTTTATTACAAAATGGGACTTTATTCAGAATCAAAAAAGTTTTTAAATCGCGCTATGAAAGCCGACAGTTCAAATCCTATAATAGTGGAGCACCTTCAGGAAGTTAAGAAGGCGGAAGAATAA
- a CDS encoding galactokinase, with the protein MSYIEKINTNGKGIMEKVREAHRKEYGVEPDVIAVAPGRFHLAGEHTWFFKDKTLSMAVNLPVYVSASLREDTSFKFYFVQLEDEKHTNLSSLKLKKEDKWANSIKSILYGFYSGGFELKGIDFTIYSEILPSAGFGITTAVKVASCWAIRELCGLKCSQDQILQVIERANKNFLGTANHSADSFAAIFSKENNLVLTDYAKKSCELVPFNFKEKTVLLTDALVPRIVTWNEDSLMQPENVLLLGELKERKANVLGGWQYEEDKAEVNEVLSVVSEDTKRRLLCVMNEHKCVLDCVNAIQKYDFSSFARSVNRSHQNMRDYDISCPEIDWILKRVHELDENPDDLRNPVNCGRITGKGFGRGIYTILRNSDVGKYKEKLEEYEKIFGFSPKCYSVKPANGVRLI; encoded by the coding sequence ATGTCATATATAGAAAAAATCAACACAAACGGGAAGGGAATCATGGAAAAAGTCAGAGAAGCGCACCGCAAAGAATATGGAGTGGAGCCGGACGTTATTGCGGTTGCTCCGGGCAGGTTCCATTTGGCTGGAGAACATACTTGGTTCTTCAAAGATAAAACTTTGTCCATGGCAGTCAATCTTCCTGTTTATGTTTCTGCGTCTTTAAGAGAAGACACTTCATTTAAATTTTATTTTGTTCAGCTTGAAGACGAAAAGCACACAAATCTTTCTTCGCTGAAATTAAAAAAAGAAGACAAATGGGCGAATTCAATAAAATCTATTTTGTATGGATTTTATAGCGGCGGATTTGAATTAAAGGGAATCGACTTTACTATTTATTCTGAAATTCTTCCTTCTGCCGGATTTGGAATAACAACCGCTGTAAAAGTTGCCTCTTGCTGGGCTATACGAGAACTTTGCGGCTTGAAGTGCAGTCAGGATCAGATTCTTCAGGTTATAGAACGGGCGAATAAAAATTTTCTTGGAACAGCAAATCATTCTGCGGACAGTTTTGCTGCGATTTTTTCAAAGGAAAATAATTTAGTTTTGACCGATTATGCGAAAAAATCCTGCGAGCTGGTTCCTTTCAACTTTAAAGAAAAGACAGTTTTGTTGACTGATGCTCTTGTTCCTAGAATTGTAACTTGGAACGAAGACAGCCTTATGCAGCCGGAAAATGTTTTGCTTTTAGGCGAGCTTAAGGAACGAAAGGCAAATGTTTTGGGCGGCTGGCAGTATGAGGAAGACAAGGCTGAAGTCAATGAAGTTCTAAGTGTTGTTTCAGAAGATACAAAGCGCCGGCTTTTATGCGTTATGAATGAGCATAAGTGTGTTCTTGACTGCGTTAATGCCATTCAGAAGTATGATTTTTCTTCTTTTGCGCGCTCTGTCAACCGGAGCCATCAGAATATGCGCGATTACGATATTTCCTGCCCTGAAATCGACTGGATTTTAAAAAGAGTCCATGAACTTGACGAAAATCCCGACGACTTAAGAAATCCTGTAAACTGCGGCCGAATAACAGGAAAAGGCTTTGGACGCGGAATCTATACAATCTTAAGAAACAGCGATGTTGGAAAATACAAGGAAAAACTGGAGGAATACGAAAAAATATTCGGCTTTTCCCCAAAATGCTATTCTGTAAAACCTGCAAATGGAGTCCGCCTTATATGA